The following coding sequences are from one Diadema setosum chromosome 9, eeDiaSeto1, whole genome shotgun sequence window:
- the LOC140233488 gene encoding uncharacterized protein: MAWLVVILAACISLACADTDPECANYDHQNYGCVGECIATSSCPGSKYISNLCPTQPSNVKCCFTADTDEECATYNHPTHGQVGSCISTTQCPYGNYISNLCPSQPAGIKCCFSKPTETCGSGGGGEPCSNLCGSTVKSLAQQILDFHIAGKLTLRTSHLSGVSDGADPYNNIRDTALGCKATRSSYSCAQGSAPGGTVCLSQSVLNYILGLANDGHSMVVNSLVGACHGKNSLHYQGLAVDLTPSYSSSYSTFMNWCQDMGSEQMTGPGYPSSSSHVHCGFSS; this comes from the exons ATGGCGTGGCTTGTGGTAATCCTTGCAGCGTGCATTTCTCTGGCCT GCGCGGACACTGATCCAGAGTGTGCCAACTACGACCACCAAAACTACGGCTGTGTTGGAGAATGTATCGCAACAAGCTCTTGTCCTGGAAGCAAGTATATAAGCAACCTCTGTCCGACCCAGCCTAGTAATGTAAAGTGCTGTTTCACAG CCGACACTGATGAGGAGTGTGCCACGTATAATCACCCGACACACGGTCAGGTTGGCTCGTGCATCAGCACAACGCAGTGTCCCTATGGCAACTACATCTCCAACCTGTGTCCCTCCCAGCCGGCCGGTATCAAGTGCTGCTTCAGCAAGCCAACGGAGACCTGTGGAA GCGGCGGAGGGGGTGAACCATGCAGCAATCTCTGCGGCAGCACGGTGAAATCTCTGGCCCAACAGAtccttgacttccacatcgcgGGTAAACTAACGCTCAGGACCTCACACCTGAGCGGTGTCAGCGACGGCGCCGATCCCTACAACAATATTCGAGACACAGCACTTGGCTGCAAAGCCACCAGATCTAG CTATTCCTGCGCCCAGGGTAGTGCACCGGGAGGTACAGTGTGCCTCAGCCAGAGTGTCCTGAACTACATCCTTGGTCTCGCTAATGACGGTCACTCCATGGTG GTAAATTCTCTGGTTGGTGCCTGCCATGGTAAGAATTCACTACACTACCAAGGACTAGCGGTGGACCTAACTCCATCCTACTCGTCTAGTTACAGCACCTTCATGAACTGGTGCCAAGATATGGGCAGCGAACAGATGACCGGGCCCGGCTACCCCTCCTCCAGTTCGCACGTTCACTGCGGTTTTTCCTCTTAG